The genome window GGCATGGGAAGGTTAGAGCGGATCTCTGGATTTGGACTGCTCTTTCTGATGGGGTACCTTTTTACGAGTCTGGGGACAGAAGTTATGGGACTTTCCGTCTCCTCTTGAGCTGGTTACCTAGGAGTGGGATAAACTATACTGATCACTACTGTGTTTATCAAGTTCTTGATAAACGCGTAGCTAGTAAGAAGTACACTTACATTGTGGAGAGCCATAATTCTTGGTGTAGGTCTCATCTTGCTAGGTTAGCTAGGGATACTAGGGCTGTTAATAGGAGTCAGAGGATGGTGGAATATAGCTTGGCCTTGTTGAACGTTATGTATCCTCACGTATTCTCTAGGGAGATAACGCCCTTAAACGAGACTTACTTGAGGGCAGTACAGTATATTAGAGATGATCTGATATAAATTTACTAACAGTTCTCGAATAAGATGACTGCATGAGAACACTCCCACCATGTTTAACTGTAATCTTTTTTTGACAAATTGATACCTATTCTTTAGGCTATTCTAATTAAATCAAGACTAGATAATTGCCACTTTATAGCGCTATCAAGTGGTTCAGCATCATCGTTTGCTATCCTTTAATTCGCTGTATAGTCTAGGACTTTACCATTAAATAATGATATGAACGTAAAGAAAACTATTCTCCCACTTCTATATTAGACGCAAAGTAGGCAATTTTGATAAAACGTACATGTAAAGTACGCTATGGCTTCAAAATCTCATGGAACTTAATTAAAAATTCTATATTTTCTGATACTTTTGTATAATTATACTTTTAATCAATTCCAGTAGTTCGTCTTCATCAAGTAAGGTTAGAAAATCTAGCATTAGTGGGTCGAGCCAAATCTTTCTATTGAATCTTTTAGATTCTATGTTAAGTCTTACCCCATTTGCCTCATTATCAACTTTTATCACCACATGGGCGAACTCGTTAACCAGATCGATTTCATTTTTTGACAAAGGTTGACACCCTAAATTATGACACTTATGTTTCTTTCTTTGAGAATACTTTCCATTATTACTACATCTCTTTTATCCAATTTAAGTCCCTTGTCAGTTATGATAATCTTATCCTTTCTTTTTGCGTAAAATACCTCGTTTTTCAAATCTCCCCTATCTCTATGCAAAATAACATAGCTTCTTACTGTATAAGAATTATCTACCTTTTCCTCAATGATCACATTAGAGATAACTCTTAAAGTATGGGATTGCGGATCTTCAGCCCACGCGTATTCTGTATAAAGTCTATTTACTCTCCTTTCAACAGCTTTTCTATCCTCGTCGAGAACCGTGATTAGTTTTGGTCCTTCATCCGTATAGGGAACGAAATCGGCTAGAAAGATCTTGTACTCAAAATTCTCGCTCAATAAACTTAGCCATTCCTTATACCTTTTATCATCAAGAAGCATGGCTTCATTATATAGGAATGAGAGAACCTTGAGATATTCATCATAAGTCACATTCATTGAGCCTCACCCATTAGGTATTTCTTTAGGGTTGAGTAAAACCCCCTTAATGAGACTTCACTGAAATACTCTCCTACTATCCCTTTAGCGCCTTTTCCTAATACTTCCTCAGCACTTTTATCCATCCCTAGACCTCTAACGTATATCAGTTTAGGATTAATAGAGTGTCTTCTTACTGCGATACCGCTCTCAGTAATTCTGCTCCAGACTTCGGCGTCATCTTGCTCTAATAATCCCGCTGGGCCAAACTCATGTAAGGATCTTTTTAGAACTTGTCTCTTCGTTTCTTCGGGTAGATCACTAAATATCAAGAGACCGCCGTGCACTTCCGTCTGCGTAGGTCCTCTAGGGTGCCATATGTGGAAAATTAGGTAGTTCCATGTAAAGTGAAGAGAGAAGTTAGGAAATACGTTTAATGGACCAAATGGGAACATGTTCTTAACAAATTCGCCGTATCTTTGAGATAGCACCTCAATTGCTTTTTCCAATCTTTCCCTATAGGGCCTTAGTCCCTCAATATCAGCAACTTTACGAGTAGATACTCCAGATGGCACTGAGACTATGCCGTGTCCATTTCCTGGATAAATTATCCTTACATTATTTGGATATCCAGTCCTTAGACCTATTGGTATTGTGGAAGCGTGAGTGAAAGGTGCATGATACGCATCTCCGGCGAAATTCTCCAATGGGATTTTCCAATTAACTGGTATTAGCCACCTATGAATTCCACCATAAACTTCTAAGTTACCTTCAAACATGTCTAAAATTAAGTCCAGATATAACTTCATATCTCCTAAGAAATCCTCAAATGGTATCGGTTTCTCATCAAGAGAAGCCCATATTGTCCCCTTATATACTTTAATATTAGGTATTTGTATTAAACCTAGTTTGTCCTTTTCTAAAATGCCCGCATATCCAGGGTCAAAGTAAGGAACGCCAACTAATTTACCAGTGTTATCAAATGTCCAACCATGATAAGGACATCTAAAGAAGGACGAATTGCCCTGAGTTGCCCTACAAACTCTCATCCCCTTATGGATACAGAAGTTCAAAAAGACTCTAACTTGGTTGTTTTGGTCTCTTGTGACAATTACAGGAGCTTCACCCATGGTGGTTGTAAAATAATCTCCAGCATGACTTATCATGCTATCAAAACCTAAAAACAACCAACTCTTTCTAAATACCGTAGCCAATTCCAAATCATATATATCCTGATCAATGAATAACGATAGAGGTATTTGGCCTTTTTCAGGTTGAAAATCATCAAGGATATTTCTAATTTTTTCCTTAACTTGCATATAAATAATGAGTTAATGGAAGATTATAAAGTTAACTATGTTCTGAAATGAAAAATAATACTATGATATATAACGAAGAGTAATCGTGTTTCTGCTATAGTCACCATAAATTAGTTTATATAATTTGTGTACAATAAATTCAAATTTCTATTATTGAGTATACTAATAATATAAAAAAGGTTTATTAGCTTCTGAATATTAAATCCAAATGATGTGAAATGTTTGGAGGAAAGGAATCTATGAAAGATGTGTATGAAATATTAGAGGAACTAAAGAGTTCCATAGAGGGAGGATATCCGGAATTACCACTGTCAATGTATGCAAGTAGGGAATTATTCGAATTGGAAATGAAGAAATTATGGCCAAGAGTATGGCATTTCTTAGCACATGAAAGTGAAATCCCTAATGAGGGTGACTACGTATTAAGGTACATAGGTCCTAATGTGTCTGTTATAGTGGCAAAAGGGGATGATGGAAAAATAAGGGCTTTCCTTAATGTTTGTAGACACAGAGGAAGGGCTTTCTCCAAGGTAGATAGAGGTAATGCCTCTTTCTTTAGATGCCCATATCACTTTTGGACATATTCTAACAAGGGAGACTTAGTTGGTATACCTCAAGATGAAACCTTTAGTAACGTCCTAGATAGATCCAAATATGGGTTGATTCCGGTAAGAATCGAGAATTATAAAGGATTTATCTTCGGTAATTTAGATGGGAAGGCCGAAAGCCTTGAGAATTATCTAGGTGAGTTCAAATGGTATTTAGATCTTGCAATTAGGGGAGGGGATGTAGAAGTATACGGCAATCCTATAAGATGGGTAGTGAACATGAGTTGGAAAGCCCCAGTGGACAATTTTGGGAGTGACTCTTATCACATTCCCTTTACGCATAGGTCTACCTATAGCATATCTGCAAATCCACTAAAACTAGAGGATGTAGGACTCCAGCCACCGGAAGGAGTTAAAAAAGTTCCAGGCGGATTTTCTGGATATCAATTCGCCTCAGCTAAGGGTCATGGTGGTGGAATAACATCATTATATGACATAACTCAAGAAAACTTAGATAAGATTAAAGAGTTGCCAGTACCGGAGAAAATCTATCAAATATACCCTCCAGGATTACTGGAACATCTTAAAGGGAAGTTAAGTGAAGACCAGTTATTGGCATTAAAGATGGAAATGTTAACTTTAGCAATAACTAGAATTAGAGTTTTCCCTAACCTTGCCTTAATAGTCCATTCTCTATTTTCTGGAGAGGAAAGACAGAAATACGTCCAAGATTATTTACTTAGGGTTTGGAGACCAGTTGACGTAGATAAGACTGAGGTATTAACATACTGTCTAGTTCCAAAGTCTGCTAATGAGGACTATAAGAGGGCTAGTTATAGACAATGTATATTCATGCAAGACGCTTCAGGAATTCTAGATGTCGATGATGTAGAGAATTGGATAATGCAAACACGTATGTCAGCTAGTGTTATTGGAAATAATGTAAAGTTACCAATGGTTCAAAGATTAAAGGAAGGACCAGTTGAGGACTTCCCATTGCCTCATAGTAAAGAGGTACAAGTTTTTAGGGAACCTGCTGATAAATCATCATTAGCTTGGTGGAAGAGATATGTTGAGATTTTACTGAGTTAAGAGGTGAGGGAAATGAATACTATGGAGTTGTGGTTCGAAATAGTGCAATTCTTAAATAAAGAAGCAGAATTATTAGATAATTACAAGTTCAAAGAATGGTTAGAATTGTGGACAGCTGACGCTGAATACATAATGTACTCTAGGCTTAACGTAGTCTCCAATAGTGTAGAACAGCAGTTGGGATCACCTATGATCATGGATAATAGGACTCTCCTTGAAAAGAGAGTGAATAGATTATATACTGAATATGCTTGGGCTGAAATTCCAAGATCTATGACTAGACACTTTGTGACCAATGTGAGAATAGATGCCATACTAAATGAAAATGAAGTTAAGGTTCTTAGTAATGTGTTATTTTATAGACATAAACATGATAACTTATATCATGAATTGTTCTCCTACGAGAGATCCGATATTTTGCGAAAGGTAAATGGAGCCTGGAAGATAGCTAGGAGAGAAATTATACCAGATACTAATATTGTACTGGCTGATAGCCTTACAACGTTTTATTAAATGGTGAAGATAAGTTGGAAGAAATTTACGAAGAGACGGGAGAATATATAGAACTGAAGAACGAGTACGCTTATGTCCTCATAAGGAAAGTCAGAACTAAGAGTGGAGAAAGGTTAGAAATTTTTTCTCCTAACTTTAATCTCAAAAAATTTTTAGATCCCTTAGAACTTGAGTCAGTTCTAACTATAGACCATGAAGAATTTTATAAACTTATAGATAAGCTATATAACTCAAAAAATAAATAATGTTATTTTTTAACAAAATCATTTTTATTTATTTGTTCTCTTCCTTCTTCAGAACCTCATCTAGACTATTTACGTATTTTATTCCCAGATCCGAGATCACTTTCCTAAAGTTATAAATGTCAACTGTTAACTCCCCATTTAACAACCTCTTTCTTACCACATTCTCCCTCTCCTCCCTCTCC of Sulfolobus sp. E5-1-F contains these proteins:
- a CDS encoding aromatic-ring-hydroxylating dioxygenase subunit beta, whose product is MNVTYDEYLKVLSFLYNEAMLLDDKRYKEWLSLLSENFEYKIFLADFVPYTDEGPKLITVLDEDRKAVERRVNRLYTEYAWAEDPQSHTLRVISNVIIEEKVDNSYTVRSYVILHRDRGDLKNEVFYAKRKDKIIITDKGLKLDKRDVVIMESILKERNISVII
- a CDS encoding aromatic ring-hydroxylating oxygenase subunit alpha, producing the protein MQVKEKIRNILDDFQPEKGQIPLSLFIDQDIYDLELATVFRKSWLFLGFDSMISHAGDYFTTTMGEAPVIVTRDQNNQVRVFLNFCIHKGMRVCRATQGNSSFFRCPYHGWTFDNTGKLVGVPYFDPGYAGILEKDKLGLIQIPNIKVYKGTIWASLDEKPIPFEDFLGDMKLYLDLILDMFEGNLEVYGGIHRWLIPVNWKIPLENFAGDAYHAPFTHASTIPIGLRTGYPNNVRIIYPGNGHGIVSVPSGVSTRKVADIEGLRPYRERLEKAIEVLSQRYGEFVKNMFPFGPLNVFPNFSLHFTWNYLIFHIWHPRGPTQTEVHGGLLIFSDLPEETKRQVLKRSLHEFGPAGLLEQDDAEVWSRITESGIAVRRHSINPKLIYVRGLGMDKSAEEVLGKGAKGIVGEYFSEVSLRGFYSTLKKYLMGEAQ
- a CDS encoding aromatic ring-hydroxylating oxygenase subunit alpha codes for the protein MKDVYEILEELKSSIEGGYPELPLSMYASRELFELEMKKLWPRVWHFLAHESEIPNEGDYVLRYIGPNVSVIVAKGDDGKIRAFLNVCRHRGRAFSKVDRGNASFFRCPYHFWTYSNKGDLVGIPQDETFSNVLDRSKYGLIPVRIENYKGFIFGNLDGKAESLENYLGEFKWYLDLAIRGGDVEVYGNPIRWVVNMSWKAPVDNFGSDSYHIPFTHRSTYSISANPLKLEDVGLQPPEGVKKVPGGFSGYQFASAKGHGGGITSLYDITQENLDKIKELPVPEKIYQIYPPGLLEHLKGKLSEDQLLALKMEMLTLAITRIRVFPNLALIVHSLFSGEERQKYVQDYLLRVWRPVDVDKTEVLTYCLVPKSANEDYKRASYRQCIFMQDASGILDVDDVENWIMQTRMSASVIGNNVKLPMVQRLKEGPVEDFPLPHSKEVQVFREPADKSSLAWWKRYVEILLS
- a CDS encoding aromatic-ring-hydroxylating dioxygenase subunit beta — encoded protein: MNTMELWFEIVQFLNKEAELLDNYKFKEWLELWTADAEYIMYSRLNVVSNSVEQQLGSPMIMDNRTLLEKRVNRLYTEYAWAEIPRSMTRHFVTNVRIDAILNENEVKVLSNVLFYRHKHDNLYHELFSYERSDILRKVNGAWKIARREIIPDTNIVLADSLTTFY
- a CDS encoding dihydrodiol dehydrogenase, yielding MEEIYEETGEYIELKNEYAYVLIRKVRTKSGERLEIFSPNFNLKKFLDPLELESVLTIDHEEFYKLIDKLYNSKNK